GTATTTAAAATGAAAAATACAATATTTATCTTCCGTGTTTTGACAAGCGGTTGATTACGATGGGGGGGGTAAAAAATTAGTTTGACAATTTTGGATTTTCAGTCACCGTGCTGATATCCAGCCGTTTCGACATTCTTTGATTTCATTTGAATTTCACGATTTGATAGTGGGAGAGGGAATTTCCCAATTCAGAATATCGAATGATGAATGTTGAACTCCGAATATAGAAGTAATCCCACTTTCAGGAAAGAATTCTTTAATTACTCTCAATCACCTGGCCTTTTTCACGATAAAGATCCACAGGGCCATCCAGTAATACGGCGATTACGGTAATGTCTTTGTCATAGACATTATCAGGGATGTCGATGTACTTCATGCCTGGTACAGCACTCCAGTACATTTTTCCCACTTCACGGGATTGGAGTTTGGTGCCGTTTCCGACTACCCAAACTCGTTGGATTTTGTTTTTCAGGCCTTTGATTGCTAATGATTCATTGACCTTGTAGTCGAGGTAGATGTAAAGAATCGTTTTGTCCTCAGAAAGTGTGGTCGGCGCGTAGACATGACCGTCCGGAATGCCAGCCTGCGTATCGTAGATTGCTGACTCATGCTTACTGGTCCAGCGACCAAATTCATTTAGGATGTTTACAGCTTGCTCGGGAATGGTGCCATCTGGCTTTGGACCGAAGTCCATTAGGAGATTTCCTCCCATGTGAAGGCAGTCGACAAAAATTCTAAGCAGTTCACTTGGACTTTTATATTGGTGATCATTTCCCTGATATCCCCAGCTGTTGTTCATGGTCATGCAGAGTTCCCAGTACTCACTGGACGGCCTGCTCACCGGCACACCTTGCTCAGGAGTGTCATAGTCCCCAAAGCCTTTGCCTAGACGCGAATTGATAATCAAGTTTGGGTTGTAGCCCAAAAGTTTTTCCTTGAGTTCGGCACTTTTCCATTCCTCCGGCTTGTGTTCCCAATCCCCGTCAAACCAATAAAGGTCTGGATCGTATTGTGTAGAGAGTTCTTCGAGCTGTTGGAAGTTAAAGTCTACGAATTTCTGAAAACGCACCGGATCATTCTTATAGCGGTAGGTTGTACGGGTTTTACGGTCATAATCAGGATGTGACCAGTCCAAGACAGAGTAGTAGATGCCTTTCTTGATCCCTTCCTTTTCCAATGCTTCCATCAGGGGCCCTACTAGATCTTTTCCGGCTGGTGTCTTTTTGACTACAGAGAGCTCAGATGCCTTGGTGTCCCAAAGCGCCACTCCATCATGATGCTTAGCGGTAAGAACGGCGTATTTTGCCCCGCTGCTTTTGATGAGTTTTGCCCACTTTTCTGGATCATATTTCGAAGCGGTGAATCCGTCCAATTGCTTCATATAGTCTTCATAGCTGATGTAGTCATTGAAAAAGGACCAGGATTCGTCTATGCCGTTTACTGAGTAGATTCCCCAGTGGATGAAGATTCCGAGTTTAGCATCTTCGAACCATTCCATTTTCTCAGGATTTTCTTGAGAGAATGCAGGTTTGCTAAGAGTTATAGCCAAAACTAGCGCTAGGGCGAATTTAAACAGTCGCTGAAGTTGAGTAGGGGTATTCACGGGTAAAAGGTTTTCTGTTCGGATATAAAATTAGGTAAATCGCCCTAATAATCAAGTATGATCAAGAGGTTTATTTCTTTTTAGGCTATTGTATTTAAAATAATATCCATACCTTTGTGCCCACGAAAGGGGGTGTATAGATATGATCATAGTTAACGTAAAAGAGAACGAATCAATCGAGAAAGCGCTGAAGCGTTTCAAAAAGAAGTTTGACAAGACTGGTGCAGTCCGTGAACTTCGTGCGAGACAGGCTTTCACTAAGCCTTCTATCAAGAGAAGAGCACAAGTAATCAAAGCAGCTTACAAGCAGCATCTTCAAGAAGAGGCTAACAAATAAGCTGAATTGATTTTCAGATATCAAACGCACTTGCTTTCGGGCAGGTGCGTTTTTTTATGCCCTTTTGTGAATGCGGTCATCCTAGAATTACTTTTTTTCTCCTAACTTATCTCCGGAGATACCTGAAGCATGATCGATTCCTTTGCCAATTATTTAGAATTTGAGAAAAAAAGTAGCCCGCATACTGTGGAGGCATACCGTCGGGATTTGACCCAGTTTGAGGAGTTTTTGGAGCTTTCTTTTGAAAAAAATGAAATTTCTGAAGCTGAGCATCCCGAGCTTAGGGCATGGGTGATCGATCTGGTAGAGAGTGGGTTGAGTACTACCTCGGTAAACCGGAAAATTGCCACGCTGAGGTCGTATTACAAGTTTTTGCTCAGATCACGGATCATTTCCGCCGACCCAACGTATAAGTTAAAAGCACTTAAAAACCCGAAAAAACTTCCCGAGTTTGTGCAGGAAGAGACGATTATTGCCGTTTTAGAGGAAAGCGTTTACGAACCCACATTTGAAGGTCAGCGGGACCGAATGGTGATGGAATTTCTTTATCTCACCGGAGTCCGTCTTTCTGAGTTGGTAAACTTAAGGTGGTCAGACATCAATCTGATTGAAGAATCGGTGAAAGTGCTGGGCAAAAGGAAAAAAGAAAGAATAATTCCTATTACAAAAGGACTAAAACAGAATATTTTGCTGTACAAAAAAGTATTTGAAGAAACATTTTCTAAAGTAGGCCAAAGTGAGTATTTTATTGTCAGCAATCAACAAAAGCAAAGTTACCCTATGATGATTTTTCGCATCGTCAGGAAGTATTTGGATCTTTTTGCGCAGACTACCAAGCGCAGTCCACACGTTTTGAGGCATACCTTTGCTACTCACCTACTCAATAAAGGCGCTGACCTGAATGCTGTCAAAGATCTGCTAGGCCATGCAAATCTGGCGGCCACTCAAGTGTACACGCACAATTCCATGGAAAAACTTAAGGCTGTGTTTGAACAGGCACATCCGAAAGCATAAATAAATTAGTTGTTCACCATTAAATGCAAATCAATATGAAACTGCAGATGCACTCCATCCATTTTGACGCCGATCGAAAATTGATCGACTTTATTCAGAAAAAAGCTGACAAACTGGATACATACTATGATCAGATCATAGACGGTGAGGTTTTTTTGAGGTTAGATAAAAATGACAGTAACGCAAATAAGATTGTGGAGATCAAAATGAACGTACCCGGAAAGCAGTTTTTCACCAAAAGCCAATCGGATTCTTTTGAGGCCGCTTCAGATGATGCTATAGAAGGGCTGCGGCGTCAAATCAAGAAATACAAAGAAAAAGTAGTGCTGGCTAAGCAGTAATTACCAAGCATACCTAAATTTGGGGCACCTTTCACGCATGAAAGGTGCTTTTTTTATGATTATTCGAAAATGCAAAAGACCCCCAACTATACTTTATACTTTTGGCTAGTCACCTTCGGGATGGTTTTGGCTAAGATTTTATTCACTTTGAGGCCAGAAATAGACCTGTTTACAGAGGAAGCACAATATTGGCTTTGGTCCCAGAATATGGCCTGGCATTATTATTCCAAGCCTCCTTTGGTGGCCGTTCTCAACTACCTGAGTACTGCAGTAATGGGAAATACAGAACTGGGCGTTCGTATTAATGCCATCCTGTGCGGAGCGGGGATGTCTTGGGTGGTATTCCTTTTTGGGCAAAGGCTCTATTCTCCCAAAGTAGGTTTCTGGGCAGCGATGATTTTGCAGGCTATGCCCCTGTGGTGGCTTGCATCTACCTTTCACATGACCGATAGCGCGCTCTCGTTCTTTTGGATTTTGGCGGTTTATCTCGCTTACCGGGGTATAGAGGAAAGCAAATTGAAATACTGGGTCTGGGCTGGGATGGCTTCTGCTTTAGGTTTGATGGCCAAAATGGTCATGATTTTGATTTTTCCATTTCTGTTGCTTTTTCTGATTTATGCTAAGCAATGGAAGGAGCAAAGGAGTTTTTATCTGGTTTTTTTAGGCATTAGTTTGATAGGATTTGCGCCTATGCTGATCTGGAACTGGCAAAATGATTTTTATACTTTCAAACATTTGGCGGCACTCAGCGGAGGTGGAGGTGGGACTGCACCCTTTGATTTTGGGAAAGCGCTGAAGCAGTTTTTTGAATATGTGGGTGGTCAGCTGGCGATGGTTTCGGTGTTTGTGCTTCCGGTCTTTGCAGGCTTTGTGATCCGATCTCGCTTTTATGCCCGGAGAAAATCAATTTACCTGGTGCTTGCTCCGGTTATGTCCTGGGCCGGTTTTGCATTTCTGAGTTTTCTGACCTCCATAGAGGTGAACTGGCCGGTGTTTGCTTATAGCTCTCTGGCAATTGCTTTGGCAGCCTGGGTCTGTGAGCAAAAGCCGCTTTGGATAAAACTCAGAAACTGGGGGATAGGGCTGAGCATTGCATTGCCGCTGCTGTTTATACTGCCGGATGTTACATTTCTGAAAACTGTGAAGCCTATCAAAAAAGCCGAGAAATCTGCTTTTCGAAGAATGGCCGGCTACGATCCATTAGCTGCTAGGCTGCAAACCCTGAGGGATAGTTTGGAACTACAGGATGCCTTTATTTTTTCAGAAACCTATCATATGGCTTCCGAGCTTTCGTTTTACTTGCCAGACCATCCTCAAACGTACATGTTAAACATGGGAGCCAGGAAAAATCAGTTTGACCTATGGCCTGGGCTGGAGCAGTTTCTTGGAGAAGAAAAAGTGGGGATTTTTGTGAGTTGGAACTATGATTCTCCTGGGGATTTTGCAAGCTTCAGGGAGTTGATCTATGAGGAAGAATTGCCGGTTTCCTTCCGTGGTGAGCCATTGCGAGTAGCTACGATACAGGTATGGAGAAAGCTAGAAACCTTTGATCCTTATAGGCCAGACACCTATTGAGTGAATCACTCCCCCCTTCTTTCCAGCCAATAGTATTTCTGCCCTTTCTCTTCGAGGATTTGATTGAACTCCTCACTTCCTGCCTGTAGTAAAAGGTCTGGGATGGCTCTGGATGCCCAGTTCAGGGAAGCTACTTTCTTTTGAAAGCCCGAGGCATCTATGGAGTCTAGGTATCTGTCCTCGATGATCAGCCGGTCATAATTCTTGATTTCTGATCGAAATCCATAGCGCGGCAAATCAATCATTTGAAAATCTGTGCCCAGTCCGATTCTGATCTTACTGCTGGTGTGCAAGTTTCCTAGGAATCCTAT
This genomic window from Algoriphagus sp. TR-M9 contains:
- a CDS encoding alpha-L-fucosidase; its protein translation is MNTPTQLQRLFKFALALVLAITLSKPAFSQENPEKMEWFEDAKLGIFIHWGIYSVNGIDESWSFFNDYISYEDYMKQLDGFTASKYDPEKWAKLIKSSGAKYAVLTAKHHDGVALWDTKASELSVVKKTPAGKDLVGPLMEALEKEGIKKGIYYSVLDWSHPDYDRKTRTTYRYKNDPVRFQKFVDFNFQQLEELSTQYDPDLYWFDGDWEHKPEEWKSAELKEKLLGYNPNLIINSRLGKGFGDYDTPEQGVPVSRPSSEYWELCMTMNNSWGYQGNDHQYKSPSELLRIFVDCLHMGGNLLMDFGPKPDGTIPEQAVNILNEFGRWTSKHESAIYDTQAGIPDGHVYAPTTLSEDKTILYIYLDYKVNESLAIKGLKNKIQRVWVVGNGTKLQSREVGKMYWSAVPGMKYIDIPDNVYDKDITVIAVLLDGPVDLYREKGQVIESN
- the rpsU gene encoding 30S ribosomal protein S21 is translated as MIIVNVKENESIEKALKRFKKKFDKTGAVRELRARQAFTKPSIKRRAQVIKAAYKQHLQEEANK
- a CDS encoding tyrosine-type recombinase/integrase; the protein is MIDSFANYLEFEKKSSPHTVEAYRRDLTQFEEFLELSFEKNEISEAEHPELRAWVIDLVESGLSTTSVNRKIATLRSYYKFLLRSRIISADPTYKLKALKNPKKLPEFVQEETIIAVLEESVYEPTFEGQRDRMVMEFLYLTGVRLSELVNLRWSDINLIEESVKVLGKRKKERIIPITKGLKQNILLYKKVFEETFSKVGQSEYFIVSNQQKQSYPMMIFRIVRKYLDLFAQTTKRSPHVLRHTFATHLLNKGADLNAVKDLLGHANLAATQVYTHNSMEKLKAVFEQAHPKA
- a CDS encoding HPF/RaiA family ribosome-associated protein, with the translated sequence MKLQMHSIHFDADRKLIDFIQKKADKLDTYYDQIIDGEVFLRLDKNDSNANKIVEIKMNVPGKQFFTKSQSDSFEAASDDAIEGLRRQIKKYKEKVVLAKQ
- a CDS encoding ArnT family glycosyltransferase; translated protein: MQKTPNYTLYFWLVTFGMVLAKILFTLRPEIDLFTEEAQYWLWSQNMAWHYYSKPPLVAVLNYLSTAVMGNTELGVRINAILCGAGMSWVVFLFGQRLYSPKVGFWAAMILQAMPLWWLASTFHMTDSALSFFWILAVYLAYRGIEESKLKYWVWAGMASALGLMAKMVMILIFPFLLLFLIYAKQWKEQRSFYLVFLGISLIGFAPMLIWNWQNDFYTFKHLAALSGGGGGTAPFDFGKALKQFFEYVGGQLAMVSVFVLPVFAGFVIRSRFYARRKSIYLVLAPVMSWAGFAFLSFLTSIEVNWPVFAYSSLAIALAAWVCEQKPLWIKLRNWGIGLSIALPLLFILPDVTFLKTVKPIKKAEKSAFRRMAGYDPLAARLQTLRDSLELQDAFIFSETYHMASELSFYLPDHPQTYMLNMGARKNQFDLWPGLEQFLGEEKVGIFVSWNYDSPGDFASFRELIYEEELPVSFRGEPLRVATIQVWRKLETFDPYRPDTY